The Camelina sativa cultivar DH55 chromosome 18, Cs, whole genome shotgun sequence DNA window AGAGTTAAGAAACTGAATCAGAATTCCGCGCACTTGAATCCAAAACGGGATGATCTTCATATCAGCCTCGGAGATGTTGGGGTACCAGCGATGGATTGTGAGCATCCAATCATTGAAAGCACAGGGGCCTCGTCGGAGTACCAGATTGAGAGCCTCCTCCGTCTTGAAGATGAACAAGGCTTTTTCATTTCCTAGGATTCTTCCGCGACAAGCATCAGTGAAACCCCATATCCTTGGCATTTGACCAACCACCGCCCGAAGATTTTGTTTCTACGGATTCACAACAGACACAATTAGAGAAAAACGGTTGTCATTAATTGCCCTTCCACATAAGTCAAACGGAAGCACAATTGGGGCATCATGAATCCCTAAATCAAGATTCTGGAGGGAGTTTCGAATGTCACTCATTTTGGGACCGAATTGAGATGTTTGTGAAAGACAGACAGAAAAAGTTGAGTGAAGTTGGGAGAACAAGAAAGAGTTTTCCCCATCATCTTCTTGGATAGAAAACTGCCAACAGATAACTGCCGCATAAAAAACCGCCAAAATTACCAAATAACTGCCTAGTTTTGTCGGAAAATTACACTGAAAGGAAGAAAGGAGTAGAAGAACACGACAACGGTTACGGAACTGGTAATCGCCCTCACAATCGCATCTGGAGAGAAAAGTCGCCATCCTCATTCGTTAATGTTTGTTTTCAAgttataaaacatttaaatacatCAAAATAGTACGATGAACAAATTCTTGAAGCAATTAACACAACATGGCATGTGATGTTTACTTTGTATttattgaaatatattatttaatcatacttatttttatagaaaatctgatttaaacaataaaaaatatgagTGGTGCAAGTTATAgaatatattgtttgttttataatacaaatttaaaagtatatattgaaattttttttgaatattgttCAAAGTCAAactaatttttgatatttttctatgaacttaaaattaaattataacacTTATACTAAATTTACTTCGAACATCTAAACAACACATATTTTGaaacatacaaataaattttagcGATATTTTCTCTATAAAACAGAacgaatataattaaataaatgttagaaagaaaaaaattataccacagaaaaacatttatatatctCTCAAATGATATAAAGTCAAAATTTGATAGTGGtagacaacaacaactacaaactataaaagaaaaagaaaaaaaattaaaagaaactacAGCTTTCCTTTTTAATGGTACAATATATAtgacttctataaattaatatttggatatcatttcaactttgaattaatgttttcatgTCATTTAATATAtcgataaactaatagtttttttttgtcaatcattgGACTACAACAAGCCGCCCtaatgttttagaaatcgctaggcgctagtcgggtgGTCGGGGTGGGCCTAGTGTCTAACAAGAAAATCGAATATTAAATGGGGATTAATCGGAGAATAGTTtaaggttattttattaaattaataataaaataaaatatatagtattaaatatatgtaaattctgttcatgttaaaagaaaaacaatcaaataaaatatagaactatagtattgtctttaaaactatggtaaacacataaaaacgtaattttgaaagaaaattttatgattttcattaaagtttgtacattagttattgtaaaacatcataaactcttattTTATAtgtctaaataataaaaaaatatatatatttgatttatatttggctccaaaaCTAATAAGTATAATCGATGCTAGGCTGGGATGTAATCTGATTAGACgtattataatcaaattaaatatatataattggataATTGATGCTAGacggggattagtcattaatcgtgGCGGAGATGGTGGGCCTAACGATTTTACGGGGCGTAATCGGTGGTAggcggagatttttaaaacagggtgCCGCCCCATTCAGCAAATCCCTATATTTGTAAGGAGCaagactcgatccctggtgtgatggtaccttgtgcattaaggacttaccgttgaccactgcactaagatcacttcacaatcaactaatatttttataaattcaatgaTTGAACAAGGACAGTGTGTAAAATGCATTCTTTTCTAAGTTCAACAAAATTGAGATTTCATGCACTTTGAAAAGCAGTACGGGAACATTGAATAATGACAATGTGTAAAAtgcattcttttattttctgaagtCTATTTAGCTCATTGTCAGGATTCAGTTAAATGATGAAACAGAAATGTCTCTATCAAATTAACTTTAATTGGGTAAGTTAgtgtaattttataaagataaaatagaacaatatatttttgcacacaaaaatatatatacaaaaatagaaCAATATATTAcgtaattagtaaaataaaaacaaaacaaattaaagaaaccatGATAGGGGTTGGATCATTGTAAACCCAGACATGGGAACTATACGACAACCCTTAATTCATCAACTCTCATTTTTTTCCGCTAATCAATCCCACCCCCATTTTATCTCGTCCGTATATGTGTCTCATCAACCTCGTCGAAGTTAGTAAACGGGTTTACGACGGCCCATTATccccaattttaaaaatacttttcttctttatttataaagCAGTGGCCCACATAATAACGGTCCAATTTCACAGTCTAAAATGCGTGGGGTCAGACTTTGTAACGGTCAtctacttttcctttttttttttttacccccacaaaattaatacattaataaactcaaaaaaaaaaaaaaaaaaattaaaaaaagggaaatcTCAAATCTAAATCCCTAAATCCAACAAGTGAGTCTCTTCAGCTCTTCTTCTAAGTTGTAAgctcagttaaaaaaaaaaaaaatcatccatCTCTTTTGTGATGTTGACTCTTTAATCAAGCAATATCTTCAAAGGAATCTGTTATCTTCAAACTCTCTCGCTAGCTCTTTTGAGGTTTTTGGAAGAGAATGGGTTGCTTACTAGGTTGCTTCGGTCGTCGGAAGAATCATCGTCGCCGTCAGAGACGTCGTGAATCTTTCCAACCACGTTTAAACGTAAGTTTTTAACTTTCTCATGGAAAAAAGTCGATTTTTGTTTAGTGTTGAGTTGGTTTAATTAAGCTAGATTTAGCTTTGATTTTGTTGggtttttgcttgatttgtagttatttatttcGTTTTATGTAGAGAATCTCTGAAGGGTCTGCAGAAGATGTTGATGTGAATCTTAGGGTTCCTATTGTTGATGAAGTTCCAAAGTCTGTAAAAGATGATCATCTGAATTTTAAGGTTGCTGGTGTTGTGGAAGAGTCTCCAAAGGATGATCATGTGAGTGTTGTGGAAGTCTCTAAAGTCTCTGTGATTCCAATCACTGATGACATCTGGTAAGTattgtgtgttttgttcttttcgtACACAGActcatgtttttgtgttttgtgttagcTTAACAGATTTGATTCTGTCATTTAAATTGCAGTGACAAAGTTGAGGAGAAGAAACCGAGTCCGAGTCCGAGTCCGACTAGGAAGAAAGTGACTTTTGACACGAATGTCAAAACATATGAACACATTGTAGTAGATGAATCTGTTGAGTTCtctgaagagaagaaagaagaggtgAAGACGTCGAGGCAGGCATCTGAGGGGAGTGATGTTACATCTAACTCGTCAGGGTCTTATCCTTCAAACCATAGATACCAGAATTGTAGagaaagtgatgatgaagaggaggatgtaaCAGATTGTGACGAAAGCGAtctagatgatgatgatggtgggcTGCTTGATGAAGactattatgatgatgatgatggttatgATGATAAGCTGCACAACTGGGATAAACAAGTTTACACTGAGGAGATTGCGGGTAACGTTGTGGACATTGAGAAGATAGGAGAAAAGAGTAATGCGAATGCTAGAGACAGAAGCGGATATGTCAACGCAGTGCTGAACCCGATCGAGAATCTCAACCAATGGAAAGCTGTGAAatccaaaggaagaagaacacaaacacATTCTCGAAAGGAGAACGCGGTTAATGCTTCCTTCAGCTTGGAGCCTCAACAGGTTGGTGAATTGTCATCATCATTCAGCTTGAACCGGAGATCAAGAGATGAAACTAAAAAACAGAGAACTCAGGAAGTAGCTGTTGACGCTAGTCTCGCAACTTGGTTATCCACATCTCCGACAACAACCAGCGGATGCAGCAGTGTTGAAACCGCAAtgtcagagaagaagaaatactCGAAACTGGTTCAAAGCCACGACGAAAGACCTATATTGGGGGCATTGACTGCAGAGGAGATAAAACAGTTCTCAGCCACGAACTCGCCGAGGAAATCGCCAAGTAGGAGCCCTGAATCACCGATCATCGGAACAGTTGGTGGTTACTGGAACAATCACTCAACGGTCACCAGCAAGTACAGTCGAAGCTCTTAAAACTCGAATTCCACACATGTTTTGGTTTACACTGATACTGTGAgtataatttcatttatttattactaagTTGCCTTTGTAAAATTATTTCCATCActctgtttgtttttgtgtgtgtgtgtgtgtgtctttgGTTGATTACCAAATCgttttgtgtgttgtgtaatgtgatttggtttattattattcattctatttgtttgtattttactCTATTATTTAACATTTGATTCAAAGTATGAATTGTTTTTCTCCTTACAAAACCCATATGATCAAACAAAGGAACACCCAAATCGAAAAATAGCCCAAAAGCAAAATGGCTCATAAGGGCGACTAATCAACAGTCGACGCCACACTGTTTCAGTAACGGACCAGTCTGTTTCGGCAAGAACGGATCAATCCTTACCCAAACCAACGAGAAGATAGACGCGAGAAGGATAGACCAAAGCACAACGATCGTCGGCGTTCTGTTTTGTCGACCCATCAAACCTTTGAGGAAAGGGTAGAGATGAACAATGACCCAAAACGCGAAGAACAGTTTCCCAAAGAGCGGTCCCCAAGAACCATATCCATTGTTAATAGCGTCAGAGACTCCGGCTACAACACCGACCATGTTGAGGATGATGAGTGTGGTCGGAGGGATGAGAAGAGTGGTCCATTTGAAGAGGTAAAGATCTCCAAACTCATCAGCTTCGTCACTGGCTCCTTTTGACGTGACGGTGAAGTTAGTGTCAACACCAAAGAGGACTTTGAGAAGACCTTGAAAGACGGCGAAGAGATGAGCTGAGACACCACCGATGACCCAAAATTGCTCGTTACGCCAGAGGTCGTTGATGCTCACGCCGCTCCACCGGAGTTCTAAGATCGCTGTCGCAATGATTGATAAGAACAGTGCCAAAAACCATATGCTTGCGAAATTGTTGATCTGAATCAAAAGAGA harbors:
- the LOC104760544 gene encoding uncharacterized protein LOC104760544, yielding MGCLLGCFGRRKNHRRRQRRRESFQPRLNRISEGSAEDVDVNLRVPIVDEVPKSVKDDHLNFKVAGVVEESPKDDHVSVVEVSKVSVIPITDDICDKVEEKKPSPSPSPTRKKVTFDTNVKTYEHIVVDESVEFSEEKKEEVKTSRQASEGSDVTSNSSGSYPSNHRYQNCRESDDEEEDVTDCDESDLDDDDGGLLDEDYYDDDDGYDDKLHNWDKQVYTEEIAGNVVDIEKIGEKSNANARDRSGYVNAVLNPIENLNQWKAVKSKGRRTQTHSRKENAVNASFSLEPQQVGELSSSFSLNRRSRDETKKQRTQEVAVDASLATWLSTSPTTTSGCSSVETAMSEKKKYSKLVQSHDERPILGALTAEEIKQFSATNSPRKSPSRSPESPIIGTVGGYWNNHSTVTSKYSRSS